The proteins below come from a single Candidatus Zixiibacteriota bacterium genomic window:
- the rpoN gene encoding RNA polymerase factor sigma-54: MTVRPDLIQSLKLLMEPVLTLEQTLRQRLSDNPLLEEVEQTESVDDLIENANQEPERNEEKNFDKIDWQEFLGEDHEYNFPGNYRDFSRKTDDEYTEMTSIVEKTLYDHLFEQLGYAKLSDDQREIGSYIIGNIDESGFLRVSVADMAEELKIEPDKIDEVLAVIRKFDPVGVGSINLRECLLAQLAEQGLDGSLAWIIVDEHLDGLEKKSQMQLSKILGTSPERVQMAMDVIRSLSPTPATGEFIKPAVIIVPDLIVEKFNDEYIVLHNDKNLPHLRINQSYKSLIKRGNNSSDSTKKYIREKLEQARWLINAINQRRNTMLNVMNAIVEEQQEFFEHGESHLKPLTMEQIADKVGMNVATISRVANSKYVQTPMGMFEIKYFFNTGVSTDNGDDLPKRVVKTKIADIIKNENPATPYSDQEIAKLLENKGIKLARRTVTKYREELSIKAARYRKQIARTQ; this comes from the coding sequence TTGACAGTCAGGCCTGACTTGATACAGTCGCTTAAATTGTTGATGGAGCCGGTATTAACACTTGAACAAACTCTTCGCCAACGACTTTCTGATAATCCTCTTCTTGAGGAAGTGGAACAAACAGAATCTGTTGATGATTTAATCGAGAATGCAAACCAGGAACCGGAAAGAAACGAAGAGAAGAATTTCGATAAAATTGATTGGCAGGAATTTCTTGGCGAGGATCACGAGTATAATTTCCCCGGCAATTATCGTGATTTTTCCAGAAAAACCGATGACGAATACACCGAGATGACATCAATAGTCGAGAAAACTTTATATGACCATCTCTTTGAACAGCTTGGCTATGCAAAACTTAGCGATGATCAAAGAGAAATCGGAAGTTATATTATCGGCAATATTGATGAATCTGGCTTTTTGCGGGTATCGGTTGCTGATATGGCTGAGGAACTTAAGATTGAACCTGATAAAATTGACGAAGTACTTGCAGTAATTAGAAAATTCGATCCTGTTGGTGTTGGTTCTATCAATCTCAGGGAATGTCTTTTAGCCCAATTGGCAGAACAGGGGCTTGATGGTTCATTAGCCTGGATTATTGTCGATGAGCATTTGGATGGCCTTGAGAAGAAAAGCCAGATGCAGTTATCGAAAATACTGGGAACCTCTCCCGAGCGAGTTCAAATGGCTATGGATGTTATTCGCTCACTATCGCCTACTCCGGCAACCGGGGAATTTATCAAACCGGCAGTAATTATTGTTCCGGATCTTATTGTGGAAAAATTCAACGATGAATATATTGTTTTACATAATGATAAAAACTTACCTCACTTAAGGATAAATCAGTCATATAAAAGCCTGATAAAAAGAGGCAACAATTCATCCGATTCCACCAAGAAATATATCCGTGAAAAACTTGAACAGGCCAGATGGCTAATTAACGCAATTAATCAGCGGCGAAATACAATGCTTAATGTTATGAATGCAATTGTTGAGGAGCAGCAAGAGTTTTTCGAACATGGTGAATCTCATTTGAAACCATTAACAATGGAGCAAATCGCCGATAAAGTAGGGATGAATGTGGCGACAATATCCCGGGTGGCTAATAGCAAATATGTTCAAACACCGATGGGGATGTTTGAGATAAAATATTTCTTTAATACCGGAGTAAGTACCGATAATGGTGACGATTTACCCAAACGCGTGGTGAAGACTAAAATTGCAGATATCATAAAAAATGAGAATCCAGCCACTCCATATTCCGATCAGGAGATAGCTAAGCTCTTAGAAAACAAGGGAATTAAACTGGCCAGAAGAACAGTTACCAAGTATCGCGAGGAACTGAGTATTAAAGCCGCTCGTTATCGCAAACAAATTGCGCGAACCCAATAG
- the raiA gene encoding ribosome-associated translation inhibitor RaiA, whose protein sequence is MQVKVTARHFDLTDNLNSYAIDEIKRLEKYYDHIIDANLTMTIEKNRQIAELSVKVYGTTLTSKAKTYDMYLAIEQVISKMETQIKKYKDKLKDKKGARREPPKTRPVAEIEESEEDIY, encoded by the coding sequence ATGCAAGTAAAGGTAACGGCTCGTCATTTTGATCTTACAGACAATCTTAACAGTTACGCAATTGATGAAATTAAAAGGCTTGAGAAGTATTATGATCATATAATAGATGCAAATTTAACTATGACAATTGAGAAAAACCGTCAGATTGCGGAACTCTCGGTAAAAGTCTATGGTACAACTTTGACCAGCAAAGCTAAAACCTATGACATGTATCTTGCGATAGAGCAAGTGATTTCCAAGATGGAAACTCAGATAAAAAAATATAAGGATAAGCTCAAGGATAAGAAGGGTGCTCGCAGAGAACCGCCCAAAACCCGTCCCGTAGCTGAGATTGAGGAAAGCGAAGAAGACATCTATTAA
- the hprK gene encoding HPr(Ser) kinase/phosphatase produces MPELTVEQLFNNKREFLDLNILNGGACLKKEIPFNQIFRPGLALAGFTDRFPISRTLILGMTEISFLRSLPQSELEVCLKQFFSFDIPLIIITKALKPPSQFLVEAAANNIPVLQSNLNTTEIIVRLSTYLDNVFAPRTTIHGTLIDVYGVGLLYTGKSGIGKSECALDLVERGHRLVADDVVSVVRKTPDIIVGQSDERIGHHMEIRGIGIINVEKLFGIRAVRMQKRIEVEVRLEFWDDGAEYDRLGVEDKYTTLLGIEIPVIKVPVSPGKNITVISEVISMNHMLKVLGENAAEKFIQRLSEDLTRRQATIEYLESDNE; encoded by the coding sequence ATGCCAGAATTGACAGTCGAACAACTTTTCAATAACAAAAGGGAATTTTTAGACCTCAATATTTTAAACGGCGGCGCCTGTTTAAAAAAGGAAATTCCTTTTAATCAGATATTCCGGCCAGGTTTAGCTCTGGCCGGATTTACTGATAGGTTTCCTATATCGCGAACTTTAATTCTGGGTATGACTGAAATATCATTTTTAAGAAGTTTGCCTCAATCTGAACTCGAAGTCTGTTTAAAGCAGTTTTTTTCCTTTGATATCCCTCTCATAATTATAACCAAAGCTTTAAAACCGCCGTCCCAATTTTTAGTGGAGGCGGCAGCTAATAATATACCTGTATTGCAATCTAATCTTAATACAACCGAAATAATTGTCAGATTGTCGACCTATCTTGATAATGTTTTTGCTCCCCGCACAACAATTCATGGCACTTTAATTGATGTTTACGGAGTTGGTTTGCTTTATACCGGCAAATCCGGCATCGGTAAATCTGAGTGCGCTCTCGATTTAGTTGAACGCGGACACCGTCTGGTAGCTGATGATGTTGTGTCTGTTGTCAGGAAAACCCCGGATATTATAGTGGGACAATCTGATGAGCGAATTGGCCATCACATGGAGATAAGAGGTATCGGCATTATCAATGTAGAGAAATTGTTCGGAATACGCGCTGTCAGGATGCAGAAGCGGATAGAGGTAGAGGTCAGGCTCGAGTTTTGGGATGATGGGGCGGAATATGATCGCCTTGGCGTAGAAGATAAGTACACTACATTGTTAGGCATAGAAATACCGGTGATTAAAGTACCGGTCTCACCGGGTAAAAACATTACAGTAATATCCGAGGTTATCAGCATGAATCACATGCTTAAGGTTTTAGGCGAGAACGCCGCTGAAAAATTTATCCAGCGTTTATCGGAAGACCTTACCCGACGTCAAGCGACCATAGAGTATCTCGAATCTGATAATGAGTAG